The Tardiphaga alba genome includes a window with the following:
- a CDS encoding MOSC domain-containing protein: protein MQTSYRIAGLWRYPVASIGGEAVSSAIVGAQGLVGDRMYGLFDAASKAPAAPEKDCRWHKALSLIATRTEDGTITIRFPDSNEIELSAASAPIYLSDFLGFEVGIGQIGSEPHVTDFPSLQHRQPHFPIHLLTTGSLRYLAQLREVHSVDVRRFRPNILLRSNSNDEDICFAEAAWIGKRGRTQDVVMAVEEEATRCGMTIIPQPGIEDDPEILRTILRRNRRRLGAYCTVAETGVLSVGDDFELS, encoded by the coding sequence TTGCAGACTTCCTACCGCATTGCTGGACTCTGGCGATATCCCGTCGCCTCGATCGGCGGAGAGGCCGTTTCGTCAGCAATTGTCGGCGCGCAGGGGCTGGTGGGCGACAGGATGTATGGCCTTTTCGACGCGGCATCCAAAGCGCCGGCGGCGCCCGAAAAGGATTGTCGGTGGCACAAGGCACTGTCGTTGATCGCCACGCGCACCGAAGATGGCACTATTACGATCCGCTTTCCCGATAGCAACGAAATTGAGTTAAGTGCTGCGAGCGCGCCGATCTACCTTTCGGATTTCCTCGGATTCGAGGTTGGCATTGGACAAATAGGATCGGAACCGCACGTCACGGATTTCCCGTCTCTCCAGCATCGCCAGCCGCACTTTCCCATCCATCTATTGACCACTGGGTCGCTTCGATATTTGGCCCAACTGCGGGAGGTGCATTCAGTGGACGTCCGCAGGTTTCGGCCCAACATCCTGTTGCGATCGAACTCCAACGATGAGGATATCTGCTTCGCCGAAGCGGCGTGGATCGGGAAGCGGGGTCGTACGCAGGATGTCGTCATGGCGGTTGAGGAGGAAGCGACCCGCTGCGGAATGACAATCATCCCTCAACCGGGCATCGAGGACGACCCAGAAATCCTCCGTACGATCCTGCGGAGAAACCGGAGGCGGCTGGGCGCATATTGCACGGTGGCGGAGACGGGCGTTCTGTCTGTCGGGGACGACTTCGAATTGAGTTGA
- a CDS encoding 3'-5' exonuclease — protein MKAHLSTEDDIIAENDDLGRMAALLQASCDFRVLQRLKPRSIFEPRDGSPTRRALLVDVETTGLDPKSDEVIELALLPVVYGLDGRIFEVGEAFVNLRQPTRQIPAAVTVLTGITDEMVVGKKLDLAKAVALIAEADLIIAHNAAFDRKFVEKLIGDVAKKPWACSMADVDWAREGYEGSKLAYLAMRTGFFFEGHRAADDCFAAVEILAQQLPSTEGPQWSSFSIAPVGQHGGPGPTAPPSSARAHLRAGVTVGTATPNLVRGAGSVTSKKTASRTKSNSYAGPCAAATSARSSKSARHMSASRRGGVLERLD, from the coding sequence GTGAAAGCCCATTTGAGTACAGAAGACGACATAATCGCCGAGAACGACGATCTGGGTAGGATGGCAGCGTTGCTGCAGGCGAGCTGCGATTTTCGCGTACTGCAGCGCCTAAAGCCGCGGTCGATCTTCGAGCCTCGAGACGGATCGCCGACCCGGCGTGCGTTGCTCGTAGACGTCGAGACCACCGGCCTAGACCCCAAAAGCGACGAGGTCATCGAACTCGCGCTGCTGCCTGTCGTCTACGGCCTTGATGGTCGGATCTTCGAGGTTGGCGAGGCTTTCGTGAACTTGCGACAACCGACGAGGCAGATCCCGGCGGCGGTTACCGTCTTGACGGGGATCACTGACGAGATGGTCGTGGGCAAGAAGCTCGATCTCGCGAAGGCTGTTGCATTGATTGCCGAGGCCGATCTCATCATCGCGCACAATGCCGCCTTCGACCGCAAGTTCGTCGAAAAGCTAATCGGCGACGTCGCCAAAAAGCCGTGGGCATGCTCGATGGCAGACGTCGATTGGGCGAGGGAAGGCTACGAGGGATCGAAACTCGCCTATCTCGCCATGCGCACGGGCTTCTTTTTCGAAGGGCACCGGGCAGCGGACGACTGCTTCGCCGCGGTGGAGATCCTGGCGCAGCAATTACCGAGCACCGAAGGCCCGCAATGGAGCAGCTTCTCGATCGCTCCCGTCGGACAACATGGCGGGCCTGGGCCGACGGCGCCCCCTTCGAGTGCAAGAGCGCACTTAAGAGCCGGGGTTACAGTTGGAACGGCGACGCCCAATCTGGTCCGAGGTGCTGGTTCTGTGACGTCGAAAAAGACGGCGTCGCGGACGAAGTCGAATTCCTACGCGGGGCCGTGCGCCGCAGCGACTTCCGCCCGATCGTCGAAAAGCGCACGGCATATGAGCGCTTCTCGACGAGGCGGCGTCTTGGAGCGGCTCGACTAA
- a CDS encoding AAA family ATPase, giving the protein MKTNNKSGVNRGRANSTSGIATTKKSEAPPAMGPVAAEVHRKSSEAARVYRRSMLTTKAKRADELQISVPPEVRGVTGLAALRKFDHDDDDHKGATVAFKAPDIVAVTAIDVAAKLALADAIDASIGLAQEIRDGSPVVLVDVTDLELLERIALIWRDVMLPSAAACAKISAGGLRHGRHDAAYMVVRSPAKPRDVDDIRRSVLEALALAVPVFAFTPGAEAHLPAELQRACTHRLTLSRLDSATITRTIEIVSGRKCRKRLTSAAASVTSMADIAIAVRFDRKPTVCITALERLAAEKNATRDSRDLTLDQLHGMDEAVNWARSAIDDVEAWKRKKIPFSSISAKIALNGPPGTGKTTFAKVFAAEAKFPLVTASLAQWQGSGEGHLGHLLRAMKQDFDRARALADPVCVLFIDEFDSFPNRAELTHSHKDYQIEVVNALLEQVDGLASQGHLIIIGACNDVSRCDPALVRPGRLNPVIEIKLPDLATLERMFRVRLGDDLKNEDLTDICERSLGGAGADVERVVADARRMARRDGGRSLTYGDLRNAVSSTHDMSDVQRRRSAVHEAGHIVIEVLLNGADGVHATIAVSSRIGGRVVRTRDLDAAGTYEDYARRLQVLLAGRTAEILLLGDCGHGSGGVPGSDLQIAGAMAAAMAGSIGHSGPHPLLYLASRERTDELLTYSEIRRAAGEELLKAEDACRALLQRHRGALQAVAEVLVEFGRIDGVAVARLMAEQNSWKALRA; this is encoded by the coding sequence ATGAAGACTAATAACAAATCCGGCGTAAATCGCGGGCGTGCCAACAGCACCTCCGGCATCGCCACCACCAAGAAATCCGAAGCACCACCGGCTATGGGGCCGGTGGCAGCAGAAGTCCATCGCAAGAGCTCCGAAGCCGCTCGTGTCTACCGACGTAGCATGTTGACGACGAAAGCGAAGCGCGCTGACGAACTTCAGATATCCGTACCGCCCGAAGTGAGGGGTGTCACCGGCCTTGCCGCCCTTCGCAAATTTGACCATGACGACGACGACCACAAAGGTGCGACCGTAGCCTTCAAGGCGCCGGACATCGTCGCCGTCACTGCCATCGATGTGGCGGCTAAGCTGGCGCTTGCCGACGCGATCGACGCTTCCATCGGCCTGGCTCAGGAGATCCGGGACGGATCTCCTGTGGTGCTTGTCGATGTGACCGATCTCGAACTGCTGGAGCGGATCGCCCTGATTTGGAGGGACGTCATGCTACCCTCGGCCGCCGCATGCGCGAAAATCTCCGCGGGCGGTCTCAGGCATGGCCGACACGACGCGGCATATATGGTCGTCCGGTCACCTGCGAAACCTCGCGATGTAGACGACATCCGTCGCAGCGTGTTGGAGGCGCTCGCTTTGGCGGTGCCAGTCTTCGCTTTTACGCCGGGGGCTGAGGCTCACCTTCCCGCCGAACTCCAACGCGCCTGCACTCACCGCCTCACGCTGTCGCGTCTTGACTCCGCCACGATCACGCGGACGATTGAAATCGTGAGCGGACGGAAGTGCCGCAAGCGATTGACGTCGGCTGCTGCTTCGGTCACGAGCATGGCGGACATCGCGATCGCAGTTAGGTTCGATCGCAAGCCGACCGTCTGCATCACGGCTCTTGAGCGTCTCGCCGCGGAAAAGAATGCAACACGCGATTCACGCGACCTGACACTCGATCAATTGCACGGTATGGATGAAGCGGTCAATTGGGCCCGTTCGGCAATCGACGATGTCGAAGCGTGGAAGCGCAAAAAGATTCCGTTCAGTTCGATATCTGCGAAGATCGCTTTGAATGGCCCACCCGGCACCGGTAAGACGACGTTTGCGAAAGTGTTTGCCGCAGAAGCGAAGTTTCCTCTGGTAACCGCCAGTTTAGCGCAATGGCAGGGTTCAGGTGAAGGACATCTTGGACATTTGCTCAGGGCGATGAAACAGGATTTCGATCGCGCGCGAGCATTGGCCGATCCGGTCTGCGTCTTGTTCATCGACGAGTTCGATTCATTTCCAAATCGCGCGGAGTTGACGCACTCGCACAAAGACTACCAAATCGAAGTCGTGAACGCGTTGCTTGAGCAGGTAGACGGCCTAGCGTCGCAAGGCCACCTAATCATCATCGGTGCATGTAACGACGTCAGTCGATGCGATCCCGCATTGGTTCGGCCAGGCCGCCTGAATCCGGTGATCGAGATCAAACTTCCAGACCTCGCTACGTTGGAGCGCATGTTTCGCGTAAGGCTCGGTGACGATCTTAAAAATGAAGATCTGACGGACATTTGCGAACGGTCGCTGGGAGGCGCAGGTGCTGACGTCGAGCGTGTTGTCGCGGACGCACGCCGCATGGCGCGCCGGGACGGAGGTCGCAGCTTGACTTATGGAGATCTTCGAAATGCAGTTAGCAGCACGCACGATATGTCCGACGTGCAGCGGCGCCGTTCGGCTGTGCATGAAGCCGGCCACATCGTTATCGAAGTGTTGCTGAACGGTGCCGATGGTGTGCACGCCACCATCGCAGTGTCGTCGCGCATTGGCGGTCGCGTTGTCCGAACTAGGGATCTGGATGCTGCCGGCACGTATGAGGACTATGCCCGGCGTCTGCAGGTACTGCTCGCGGGCCGCACGGCGGAAATACTCTTGCTCGGCGATTGCGGACACGGATCCGGTGGGGTGCCGGGATCCGACTTGCAGATCGCCGGCGCGATGGCGGCCGCCATGGCGGGTTCGATCGGACACTCAGGTCCGCACCCGTTGCTTTATCTCGCATCTCGGGAGCGCACTGACGAGCTGTTGACCTATTCCGAGATCCGCCGCGCCGCCGGTGAAGAATTGTTGAAGGCGGAGGATGCTTGTCGCGCTCTACTACAGCGGCATCGCGGTGCGCTGCAAGCAGTCGCAGAAGTTCTCGTCGAGTTCGGCCGGATCGACGGCGTCGCGGTGGCACGGCTCATGGCTGAACAGAATTCTTGGAAGGCACTCCGAGCATAA
- a CDS encoding helix-turn-helix transcriptional regulator — protein sequence MSDKLPSPRMIRAARGLLNMDQLTLGEHVGVSRRTIIRLENDDTIPTNQRRIDVIDAIRLKFEELGVRFIYADRSTGEGAVMSRGK from the coding sequence ATGTCGGATAAGCTCCCGTCACCGCGCATGATCCGAGCCGCGCGCGGGTTGCTGAACATGGATCAATTGACGCTTGGCGAGCATGTTGGCGTGTCGCGGCGCACGATAATTCGCCTCGAAAACGACGATACGATACCGACTAACCAACGTCGTATCGACGTCATCGATGCGATCCGGCTCAAATTTGAGGAGCTGGGCGTGCGATTCATTTACGCAGATAGATCGACTGGAGAAGGCGCAGTCATGAGTCGCGGAAAGTAG
- a CDS encoding phospholipase effector Tle1 domain-containing protein yields the protein MLGDQFRQRYASEEAGVSNVVPHFIGVWDTVAAIGVSSSLVPWLWTAAAVVVCGLAALLAWFLTRYDFVFWMTWIETVAAVGFVGLASYYLLRLKVSVGVPGFKWWQTVHLTNVQMKFFDRHLNSLVRYARHALSLDERRADFDRVPWANDTEPPNREVEEGAYLRQLWFAGNHSDVGGSYPENESRLSDIALKWMANQAKKAGLLVNENLLSTYGRHTGQQHDECKTGVRLLFWRLKWKEKARKIIPKATYHPSVMRRFKAPRVLVYDREMPYRPELLAGHIDFQDVYLAEQKDRNGAPISS from the coding sequence GTGCTTGGCGATCAGTTCAGGCAACGCTACGCCTCCGAGGAGGCCGGTGTCTCCAACGTCGTACCGCACTTCATCGGCGTGTGGGACACCGTCGCCGCGATCGGCGTCAGTTCGTCGCTCGTTCCCTGGCTATGGACGGCTGCTGCCGTCGTCGTATGCGGATTGGCGGCGCTCCTCGCATGGTTTCTCACACGATACGATTTCGTCTTCTGGATGACGTGGATCGAGACCGTTGCCGCCGTCGGCTTTGTGGGTCTCGCATCGTACTATCTGCTGCGGCTCAAGGTCTCGGTCGGCGTACCTGGGTTCAAATGGTGGCAAACGGTGCATCTGACGAATGTGCAGATGAAGTTCTTCGATCGTCACCTCAATTCGCTCGTCCGCTACGCACGCCACGCTCTTTCCCTCGACGAACGGCGAGCGGACTTCGACCGCGTGCCTTGGGCGAACGATACGGAGCCTCCCAACCGCGAAGTCGAGGAAGGCGCGTATCTGAGGCAGCTATGGTTCGCGGGCAACCATTCGGACGTCGGGGGCAGCTATCCCGAAAACGAATCCAGATTGTCGGACATCGCACTCAAGTGGATGGCCAACCAGGCGAAGAAAGCGGGCCTACTGGTGAACGAGAACCTGCTGTCGACGTATGGCCGCCATACCGGGCAGCAGCACGACGAATGCAAGACGGGCGTCCGGCTGCTGTTCTGGCGGCTGAAGTGGAAGGAAAAGGCGCGGAAGATCATTCCCAAAGCCACTTATCATCCTTCGGTCATGCGGCGTTTCAAGGCGCCTCGCGTCCTCGTCTATGATCGCGAAATGCCGTACCGGCCGGAACTTCTGGCCGGACATATCGACTTCCAGGACGTCTACCTCGCTGAACAGAAGGATCGGAATGGGGCCCCGATATCCAGCTGA
- a CDS encoding site-specific integrase, with product MPTEIRFSLETRIWEEAVALCAEHNLRLEREWKAGLVGEKPTQMSFRQIAGLAGEFYRETIGARSEEPGKPLDIQAELSATKRRRFPPPGIPMHDGHLYGSFSEEARRFLTEKGIILVGDRLKLFLEAYVDAKSVALEELLENANGKYKKNPAADDFPAYDRPADPAHQFDVLWDDYKGDVGRALAASTVKRWLPCMESLMSFAGTRDMSRVTEKHILGWRDNLLDKSIPRKKLITPKTVRFAYIAAAQSFFGWAKRNSRLPSDPAAEVHVEVVSKKAIKMRGFRDDEAATILSAALAPMSEQMTAESRAARRWVPWLCAYTGARVNEMTQLRAMDVHTYDGIWCVHIRPEAGTVKTLRARSVPIHPHLVEQGFLEFAAQKQGETPLFYAIERQRKKDRKNPTYTSVGNKLASWVREDLEITDPTVAPNHGWRHRFKTVARKAGLDAEKRDAIQGHAPRTEGENYGEIPPDVMLPEILKLPRYEVEPGELRDGRRRKAR from the coding sequence ATGCCGACCGAGATCAGGTTCTCGTTGGAGACCAGGATCTGGGAAGAGGCGGTAGCTCTCTGTGCGGAGCACAATCTCCGCCTTGAGCGCGAGTGGAAGGCCGGCCTGGTCGGAGAGAAGCCGACACAGATGTCGTTCCGGCAGATCGCGGGGCTTGCAGGCGAGTTCTACCGGGAGACGATAGGAGCCCGCAGCGAGGAGCCGGGTAAGCCGCTGGACATCCAAGCCGAGCTCTCGGCCACCAAGCGCCGCCGGTTTCCGCCCCCCGGCATCCCGATGCACGACGGCCATCTCTACGGGAGCTTCAGCGAGGAGGCTCGCCGATTCCTGACGGAGAAGGGCATCATCCTGGTCGGAGATCGCCTCAAGTTGTTCCTGGAAGCGTATGTCGACGCCAAGAGCGTGGCCCTTGAGGAGCTTCTCGAAAACGCCAATGGTAAATACAAGAAGAATCCGGCAGCGGACGACTTTCCGGCTTACGATCGGCCGGCCGACCCGGCGCACCAGTTCGACGTGCTGTGGGACGACTACAAAGGCGACGTCGGGCGCGCCTTGGCAGCATCCACGGTGAAGCGATGGCTCCCGTGCATGGAATCCTTGATGTCCTTCGCCGGCACGCGCGACATGTCGCGGGTCACCGAGAAGCACATCCTGGGCTGGCGGGACAATTTGCTGGACAAGTCGATACCGCGGAAGAAGTTGATCACTCCCAAGACCGTAAGGTTCGCCTACATCGCCGCGGCGCAGAGCTTTTTCGGCTGGGCCAAGCGAAATTCGCGGCTGCCGTCCGATCCGGCCGCCGAGGTGCATGTCGAAGTCGTCAGCAAGAAAGCCATCAAGATGCGCGGCTTCAGGGACGACGAGGCCGCCACGATCCTGTCGGCGGCGCTGGCGCCGATGAGCGAGCAGATGACGGCGGAGAGCCGGGCGGCCCGCCGTTGGGTGCCTTGGCTGTGCGCCTACACGGGCGCGCGCGTCAATGAGATGACCCAGCTTCGCGCCATGGACGTCCACACGTACGATGGCATCTGGTGCGTCCACATCCGGCCGGAGGCGGGCACGGTGAAGACGCTGCGCGCCCGCAGCGTGCCGATCCACCCGCATCTGGTCGAGCAGGGCTTCCTCGAATTCGCGGCACAGAAGCAGGGCGAAACGCCGCTGTTTTACGCGATTGAGCGCCAGCGCAAGAAAGACCGTAAGAACCCGACCTACACGTCCGTCGGAAACAAGCTGGCAAGTTGGGTGCGGGAAGACCTCGAGATCACGGATCCGACGGTCGCCCCCAACCACGGCTGGCGTCACCGCTTCAAGACCGTGGCGCGCAAGGCGGGCTTGGACGCGGAAAAGCGCGACGCCATCCAGGGCCATGCGCCCCGCACCGAAGGCGAGAACTATGGCGAAATCCCGCCGGACGTGATGCTTCCGGAAATTCTGAAGCTGCCGCGTTACGAGGTCGAGCCGGGCGAACTGCGCGACGGACGGAGAAGGAAGGCTCGGTAA
- the otsA gene encoding alpha,alpha-trehalose-phosphate synthase (UDP-forming): MNLVVVSNRVSRASANEPMTGGLAAALLPVVEKSGAIWVGSSGRLREGAQKEPFAEIEALGAGALAMLDLPAAHYEGYYEGFANSALWPALHSRTDLIRTTQDNYQSYREVNSFFARALLKFRKPDTAFWIQDYHFLALGAELRALGVTHPIGFFLHTPWPTRDIFGGVPHHRELVEAMLAYDLIGFQTDGDRDNFLSYVEADLGLEVSGGTVQSRYGAARCAVFPIGIDPAKFAAFAAKSSSHPDVSRLRRSLNGEKLAIGVDRVDYSKGLVNRIEAFDRMLTAQPQLKRSVSLLQIATLSRGNIEAYGDLQNQLAKLVSDVNGRHGEVDWTPIRYLNKGFSQTVLAGLYRTAQVGVVTPLHDGMNLVAKEYVAAQNPVDPGVLVLSKFAGAANELDTALLVNPNDIDGMARTIATALSMPLLERRMRWEAMMTKLRAGTIQEWFSDFVDALDRAHALNDTAANDDVPASEPPVVWPVHSVASGAATRLH, encoded by the coding sequence GTGAATCTCGTCGTCGTCTCAAACCGTGTCTCGCGCGCTTCGGCAAATGAACCGATGACGGGAGGTTTGGCGGCAGCATTGCTGCCCGTGGTTGAGAAGTCCGGCGCGATTTGGGTGGGTTCCTCGGGCCGCCTGCGCGAAGGCGCGCAGAAAGAGCCTTTCGCTGAAATTGAAGCGCTTGGCGCCGGCGCGCTGGCGATGCTGGATCTGCCGGCTGCGCATTACGAGGGCTATTACGAAGGCTTCGCGAATTCGGCGCTGTGGCCCGCGCTGCATTCCCGCACCGATCTGATCCGCACCACGCAGGACAATTATCAATCATATCGCGAGGTGAACTCGTTCTTCGCACGTGCGCTGCTCAAGTTCCGCAAGCCGGACACCGCCTTCTGGATTCAGGATTATCATTTCCTCGCGCTCGGCGCCGAGTTGCGTGCGCTTGGCGTGACGCATCCGATCGGCTTCTTCCTGCATACGCCATGGCCGACCCGCGATATTTTCGGCGGCGTGCCGCATCATCGCGAACTGGTCGAAGCCATGCTGGCTTACGACTTGATCGGTTTCCAGACCGATGGCGATCGCGATAACTTCCTGTCTTATGTGGAGGCCGATCTCGGCCTCGAAGTGTCGGGCGGCACGGTGCAGTCGCGTTATGGCGCTGCGCGCTGCGCCGTGTTCCCGATCGGCATCGATCCCGCGAAGTTCGCCGCCTTTGCCGCGAAGTCGTCGTCGCATCCGGATGTCTCGCGTTTGCGCCGCAGCCTCAATGGCGAGAAGCTCGCCATCGGTGTCGATCGCGTCGATTATTCGAAGGGCCTCGTCAATCGAATCGAGGCGTTCGATCGCATGTTAACGGCGCAGCCGCAGCTCAAGCGCTCGGTCTCGCTGCTGCAGATCGCAACGCTGTCGCGCGGCAATATCGAAGCTTATGGCGATCTGCAGAACCAGCTCGCCAAGCTGGTCAGCGACGTCAATGGCCGCCACGGCGAGGTGGACTGGACGCCAATCCGCTATCTCAACAAGGGATTCAGCCAGACCGTCCTTGCCGGCCTCTATCGCACCGCGCAGGTCGGTGTGGTGACTCCGTTGCATGACGGCATGAATCTGGTGGCCAAGGAATATGTCGCGGCCCAGAACCCGGTGGATCCCGGCGTGCTGGTGCTGTCTAAATTCGCCGGCGCCGCCAATGAGCTCGATACGGCGCTGCTGGTGAACCCGAACGATATCGACGGCATGGCCCGCACCATCGCGACCGCGCTCTCGATGCCGCTGCTGGAACGCCGCATGCGCTGGGAAGCCATGATGACCAAGCTGCGTGCCGGCACCATCCAGGAATGGTTCAGCGATTTCGTCGATGCGCTGGACCGCGCCCATGCGCTGAACGACACCGCCGCCAATGACGATGTGCCCGCTTCCGAACCTCCGGTGGTATGGCCGGTCCATTCGGTTGCATCCGGCGCCGCAACCAGGCTGCATTGA